The Pseudalkalibacillus hwajinpoensis DNA window TTGATCGGCAATCGCCTGTGCAGCTTGAACGGGAACGGTTAAAATAACAACCGAAATGTCATTTTCTGTGAGTCGTTGTTGAAATTCATCAATATGATAAACAGGAACCCCACCGATCTCTTGACCGACTTTCTCAGTATCTGCATCAAAAGCAAGCTCGATTTTAGTGTTGTTGTTTTTTATGAAATTGTAGTGCAGGAACGCGGTTCCAAGGTTACCAACACCGATAAGGGCCACTTTAGTGGTCTCATCCTGATCCAGCGTCTTACTGAAAAAGGATAACAAATAATGAACATTGTACCCATAGCCCTTTTTACCAAGGGCTCCAAAGTAACTGAAGTCCCTTCGGATCGTCGCGGAATCTACCTTTATGGCTTCACTTAGCTCAGCGGAAGAAACACGTTGCTTTCCTGATGCACTTAAATTCTTTAAATAACGATAATAGAGCGGCAGTCTTTTTGCTGTCGCCTGCGGAATTTTTGCCTGATCAATATCCATAAACAACCTCCATATTGATCTCCGCGCTCCATTGTTAGATTACTCTTCGCGCGTATAATCCCCGCTTTTTCCTCCTGTTTTCGTAAGGAGATAAGTTTGCCCGATAACCATCCCTTTATCAACTGCCTTGCACATATCGTATACGGTTAATGCGGCCGCTGAAGCTGCCGTCAGCGCTTCCATTTCAACGCCTGTGCTCCCGCTCGTCTTCACTTGTGCTTCTATAATCAATTCATAAGGTGAAGACTCCAGCCAGTCAAAATGTAGGTCCACGCCAGAAAGTGCTATCGGGTGACACATAGGGATAAGATCAGATGTTTTTTTTGCTGCCATAATTCCGGCAATTTGGGCGACCTGTAGAACGTCACCTTTTTTCATGTTACCTGCTTGAATACCGGAATAAATTTCTTCACTCACCTGTACGCTCGTACGCGCCGTTGCCGTTCGAACAGTAGGAGTCTTATCAGAAATATCGACCATTTTTGCACGGCCTTCTTCATTAAAGTGAGTAAATGAACTCATACCTGCCTCCTTTCTTCATCTATAGATGATAGAAGGTTAATGCTAC harbors:
- a CDS encoding redox-sensing transcriptional repressor Rex, whose amino-acid sequence is MDQAKIPQATAKRLPLYYRYLKNLSASGKQRVSSAELSEAIKVDSATIRRDFSYFGALGKKGYGYNVHYLLSFFSKTLDQDETTKVALIGVGNLGTAFLHYNFIKNNNTKIELAFDADTEKVGQEIGGVPVYHIDEFQQRLTENDISVVILTVPVQAAQAIADQMNDTGVRGILNFTPARLTVPDHIRVHHIDLAVELQALVYFMKHYPV
- the moaC gene encoding cyclic pyranopterin monophosphate synthase MoaC, whose protein sequence is MSSFTHFNEEGRAKMVDISDKTPTVRTATARTSVQVSEEIYSGIQAGNMKKGDVLQVAQIAGIMAAKKTSDLIPMCHPIALSGVDLHFDWLESSPYELIIEAQVKTSGSTGVEMEALTAASAAALTVYDMCKAVDKGMVIGQTYLLTKTGGKSGDYTREE